One window of the Bacteroidota bacterium genome contains the following:
- a CDS encoding T9SS type A sorting domain-containing protein, with protein MDELNTSNVKRMKRNLLPLLFLCFSALLSAQTYRPLPENARWLYQQIDDYGQPTPISCSYALNGDTTLSNHTYRKMIKDGYSYEGAIRDSARRIYYRGSRDITEHLLCNFNFTVGDTIIAPYPLGGNGSVCDTVVVIREDSFLMNDGYHRMLVMEACAPAQWIEGVGNHAWIMNPYLISVSGGYRFTSFYDSTKLLYPLWQDNGYSYDRVNGEGARLKFNVYPNPAQTSVSIVTSELRQTIRVTNVLGKVVFSETIANGRKEIDVSQWPSGLYFINNRKFVKQ; from the coding sequence ATGGATGAACTAAACACCAGCAACGTCAAGCGTATGAAAAGAAATCTACTTCCCCTATTATTCCTTTGCTTTTCTGCTTTATTATCTGCGCAGACCTACCGCCCGCTTCCGGAAAATGCAAGGTGGCTATACCAGCAGATTGATGATTACGGCCAACCGACGCCTATTTCTTGTTCTTATGCTCTCAATGGGGACACAACCCTCAGTAATCACACTTACCGGAAGATGATAAAGGATGGATATTCTTATGAAGGGGCAATAAGAGATAGTGCCAGACGAATTTATTACAGAGGTAGCCGAGATATAACCGAACATCTTCTCTGTAATTTTAATTTCACTGTAGGTGATACGATTATCGCTCCATATCCGTTAGGCGGGAACGGAAGTGTTTGTGACACCGTTGTAGTGATTCGCGAGGATTCTTTTCTAATGAACGATGGTTATCACCGCATGTTAGTTATGGAAGCTTGTGCGCCCGCCCAATGGATAGAGGGAGTGGGAAATCATGCATGGATAATGAACCCCTATCTTATTTCAGTTTCAGGAGGCTACCGCTTCACTTCTTTTTATGATTCTACTAAGTTGCTCTACCCGTTATGGCAAGACAATGGCTATTCGTACGATAGGGTTAATGGAGAAGGCGCAAGGTTAAAGTTCAATGTCTATCCCAACCCCGCACAAACTTCTGTTTCTATTGTTACTTCTGAACTAAGGCAAACAATTAGAGTTACTAACGTTTTAGGCAAAGTGGTCTTTAGCGAAACGATTGCCAACGGCAGAAAAGAGATAGATGTTTCGCAATGGCCATCAGGTTTATACTTTATCAATAACCGAAAGTTTGTCAAGCAGTAG
- a CDS encoding tail fiber domain-containing protein produces the protein MKKIFLFLLTIICLQVFSQAPQSMNYQAVARNAAGAIIPNQTITVRLTVHDGSAGGSAVYIESTSTATNQFGLFTVKIGTGSPLVGTFAGINWGSGDKFLQIELDAAGGSNYSDMGTVQLLSVPYALYAANSAAGPVGATGPTGAGGPTGPTGSSNVSGTLNYVAKFTPNATTVGNSQIFDNGTNVGIGTTSPTSKLQVDADISVNGLTIGKGASSSSENTAVGAYCLAFNTTGPFNTAVGYQALYYNKSGSSNTAVGDGALRGNVTGFGNVVMGVTAMYANSAGGSNTAIGYWSLQNNTSSNNTAVGFKSLFGNTTGTGNTAIGIQCMDANISGSYNTCLGNSTDVSTAALTFATAIGASATVNASQKIRFGSSAVTVIEGPVAYSFPSDGRFKYNITESDVKGLDFIKRLRPVEYNFDTRKFEDFLTKNLPDSIRARHFENIDFGASSAVRQSGFVAQDVEQAMKESDYNFNGVHKPVDENDNYSVAYSLFVVPLVKGMQEQQKMIEEQNKIIGELKMEIKELQKR, from the coding sequence ATGAAAAAGATTTTTCTCTTCCTTCTGACAATAATTTGCTTGCAGGTTTTTTCTCAGGCTCCGCAAAGTATGAACTATCAAGCCGTGGCACGAAATGCCGCTGGAGCTATTATTCCAAATCAAACCATAACGGTTCGGTTAACTGTGCATGACGGAAGCGCAGGCGGCTCGGCTGTTTATATTGAATCTACCTCAACTGCTACCAACCAATTTGGTTTGTTTACTGTAAAAATTGGCACAGGCTCACCGTTAGTTGGAACCTTTGCCGGTATTAATTGGGGTAGCGGAGATAAGTTTCTGCAAATTGAATTAGATGCGGCTGGCGGTTCGAATTATTCCGACATGGGTACTGTTCAATTATTGAGTGTTCCCTATGCTTTGTATGCCGCCAATAGCGCAGCCGGACCTGTCGGTGCAACCGGTCCAACGGGTGCAGGCGGCCCAACGGGACCTACCGGTTCATCGAATGTAAGCGGCACCCTCAATTATGTGGCCAAGTTTACTCCCAACGCTACCACCGTTGGCAACTCTCAAATTTTTGACAATGGAACCAATGTAGGGATTGGCACCACCAGCCCGACTTCAAAACTACAGGTTGATGCCGACATAAGCGTGAACGGACTAACCATAGGCAAAGGAGCCAGCAGTTCGTCTGAAAATACAGCGGTTGGCGCTTATTGTCTTGCCTTTAATACTACAGGTCCGTTTAATACCGCCGTGGGTTATCAGGCGCTGTATTACAATAAGTCCGGCAGTTCAAATACAGCCGTGGGTGACGGAGCGCTAAGAGGCAATGTTACCGGTTTCGGGAATGTAGTGATGGGTGTAACTGCAATGTATGCAAATTCTGCCGGCGGTTCTAATACGGCAATCGGGTATTGGTCATTACAAAACAATACTTCATCTAATAATACGGCAGTAGGTTTTAAATCACTGTTTGGGAATACCACCGGAACAGGAAATACCGCTATCGGAATCCAGTGTATGGATGCCAATATCTCGGGCAGCTATAATACATGCTTGGGTAATAGCACTGATGTGTCAACAGCAGCATTAACCTTTGCCACTGCTATAGGTGCATCTGCCACCGTAAATGCAAGCCAGAAAATACGATTTGGCAGCTCGGCTGTAACCGTTATTGAGGGGCCAGTGGCTTACTCATTTCCTTCGGACGGGCGGTTTAAATATAACATTACCGAAAGCGATGTGAAAGGGCTCGATTTCATTAAACGGCTTCGACCGGTAGAATATAATTTCGATACTAGGAAGTTTGAAGATTTTTTAACCAAGAATTTGCCCGACAGCATCCGGGCAAGGCATTTTGAAAATATTGATTTCGGCGCATCGTCTGCTGTCCGTCAAAGCGGCTTTGTGGCTCAGGATGTGGAACAAGCGATGAAAGAAAGCGACTATAACTTTAACGGAGTTCATAAGCCCGTGGATGAGAACGATAATTATAGTGTAGCTTACAGTTTGTTTGTAGTACCGTTGGTAAAAGGGATGCAGGAACAGCAGAAGATGATTGAAGAACAAAACAAAATTATTGGAGAACTAAAAATGGAAATTAAGGAGTTGCAGAAAAGGTAA
- a CDS encoding DUF255 domain-containing protein — protein MKKSALIIVPLTFILFCMAFSVREKPSADSEIKWMTWKEMQAAQKKQPRKVVIDVYTGWCGWCKKMDASTFVHPEVVKYVNENFYAVKFDAESRETIRFKDKDYKYVAQGNRGYNELAAEMLGGQMSYPTSVYLDEHLNQLFPVPGYMEARTFERVLNFVASNSYKSQKWDEFDKNFKGKID, from the coding sequence ATGAAAAAATCGGCCCTCATCATAGTGCCTCTTACCTTTATTCTTTTTTGCATGGCATTCTCGGTTCGCGAGAAGCCGAGCGCTGACAGCGAAATTAAATGGATGACTTGGAAGGAAATGCAAGCAGCACAGAAGAAGCAACCTCGCAAGGTAGTGATAGATGTTTATACGGGTTGGTGTGGCTGGTGTAAGAAAATGGATGCCTCTACTTTTGTTCATCCGGAGGTGGTGAAATATGTGAACGAGAACTTTTATGCTGTAAAGTTTGATGCCGAGAGTCGCGAAACTATCCGGTTTAAGGATAAGGATTATAAGTATGTTGCTCAGGGCAATCGAGGCTATAATGAGTTAGCCGCCGAAATGTTAGGTGGCCAGATGAGCTACCCGACCTCTGTTTATCTGGATGAACATCTCAATCAGCTTTTTCCGGTGCCGGGCTATATGGAGGCTAGGACTTTTGAAAGGGTACTTAACTTTGTGGCCAGCAATAGTTATAAAAGCCAGAAGTGGGACGAGTTTGATAAAAACTTCAAGGGCAAAATTGATTAG
- a CDS encoding HAMP domain-containing histidine kinase → MNTRLVNIIIAGISIALIGLIYIQVRWIKENYLVREERFDQGVYLALNNLSREIERTEATNYFAAMGLRESGRDMEQVYDSVASVRSENARYSLVDSMGQHAMKFGFSDSGGRFISKFMGSITYLQEKAMRLHQLNVKDVASREEARERHIIEMQFKKYNHMFQDLAMQFMLDDKCLKDRVNGDAVQAMLKNELKKEGIHTPFEYAIFDNWSSGMLYGDLLASREEALSTHFYSIRLFPNDLYENSGVMVINFPEKRNYIFHSMWMILSATAAFILIILGSFAGSFYIIFRQKKLDELKTDFINNMTHEFKTPVATISLASQMLKTEKVLGDKERILNYSNIIDEENKRLSGHIENVLQVARLDRGEFKLKPEPINIHELLNDIADSLALRIQNKQGTLSREFRAANALITGDVFHLQNAIYNLFDNAIKYKSEEKLNITISTKNNAKGIILSFKDDGIGISKEAQKRIFEKFYRVPTGNIHNVKGFGLGLSYVQVIVNMHGGDIRVESEPGKGSLFIVFLPFDFVNK, encoded by the coding sequence ATGAACACGAGGCTAGTCAATATTATTATTGCTGGTATATCCATTGCACTTATAGGGCTGATATACATTCAGGTGCGGTGGATAAAGGAGAATTATTTGGTGCGCGAAGAGCGTTTCGACCAAGGTGTTTATCTGGCACTCAATAATTTGTCTCGTGAAATAGAACGGACCGAAGCCACTAATTATTTTGCAGCAATGGGGCTGAGAGAATCGGGCAGAGATATGGAGCAAGTCTATGACTCGGTTGCCAGCGTCCGTTCAGAAAACGCCCGTTACTCTTTGGTGGACTCTATGGGGCAACATGCCATGAAGTTTGGCTTCAGCGATTCGGGGGGGCGCTTCATTTCTAAGTTCATGGGGAGTATTACCTATTTGCAAGAAAAGGCCATGCGTCTGCATCAGTTGAATGTAAAAGACGTTGCTAGTCGCGAAGAAGCAAGAGAAAGGCATATCATTGAAATGCAGTTTAAGAAATACAACCACATGTTTCAGGATTTGGCCATGCAGTTTATGCTGGATGATAAATGCCTGAAAGATCGCGTGAACGGCGACGCAGTGCAAGCCATGCTGAAAAATGAACTTAAAAAGGAAGGAATCCATACGCCCTTCGAGTATGCCATTTTCGACAATTGGAGCAGCGGTATGCTCTATGGGGATTTGCTTGCAAGCCGCGAAGAAGCACTCTCTACCCACTTTTACTCCATCCGGCTTTTTCCCAATGACCTCTATGAAAATTCGGGGGTGATGGTCATTAACTTTCCCGAAAAGCGGAACTACATCTTTCACTCTATGTGGATGATTCTTTCGGCTACTGCTGCCTTTATCCTGATTATACTGGGCTCATTTGCCGGTTCGTTTTATATCATCTTCCGACAAAAGAAATTGGATGAACTGAAAACCGATTTCATCAACAATATGACTCACGAATTCAAAACACCGGTCGCTACTATTTCGCTTGCCAGCCAAATGCTGAAGACAGAGAAGGTGTTGGGTGATAAAGAGAGAATACTGAACTACTCCAATATCATAGATGAAGAAAACAAACGACTGAGTGGTCATATCGAAAATGTATTGCAGGTAGCCCGGCTGGATAGAGGAGAATTTAAACTGAAGCCCGAGCCGATCAATATCCACGAACTGTTGAATGATATTGCGGATTCACTGGCGTTGCGTATCCAGAACAAGCAAGGGACTTTGAGCCGCGAGTTTCGTGCTGCGAATGCGCTGATTACCGGCGATGTTTTTCATCTTCAAAATGCTATTTATAACCTGTTCGACAATGCCATAAAGTATAAGTCTGAAGAGAAACTGAATATCACCATCAGCACGAAGAACAACGCTAAGGGTATAATCCTGAGTTTTAAAGACGATGGAATCGGTATCTCTAAAGAAGCACAAAAGCGCATTTTTGAAAAATTCTATCGGGTGCCTACAGGCAACATTCATAACGTGAAAGGTTTTGGGTTGGGGCTGTCCTACGTACAGGTGATTGTCAATATGCACGGAGGCGATATTCGGGTAGAAAGCGAACCGGGCAAAGGCAGTCTTTTTATTGTTTTCTTGCCCTTCGACTTTGTTAATAAATGA
- a CDS encoding response regulator transcription factor yields the protein MNLKKKILVAEDDTNLGVLIQDALESKNYEVTLKRDGEEALTEFKNGKYEMCVLDVMMPKKDGYTLAKDIRKINSRTPIIFLTAKNLKEDTIEGLKIGADDYMTKPFNIEELALRMENIFKRLPKTEAGDKSEFKIGKYEFDSSRRILKNGKEEVKLTTKESELLKLLTIFANQTLEREVALNEVWGNNSYFAGRSMDVYIAKLRKYLKADSNIEIQNIHGTGFMLIVRN from the coding sequence ATGAACTTAAAGAAAAAAATATTGGTAGCCGAAGATGACACCAATTTGGGTGTGCTGATTCAAGATGCTTTAGAGTCAAAAAACTATGAAGTGACCTTGAAGCGCGACGGTGAAGAGGCGCTTACTGAGTTCAAAAATGGCAAATACGAAATGTGTGTGTTGGATGTGATGATGCCGAAAAAAGATGGCTACACACTCGCCAAAGACATTCGCAAGATAAATTCCAGAACACCTATTATTTTTCTGACAGCAAAAAACCTCAAGGAAGACACCATAGAGGGATTGAAGATTGGTGCTGATGATTACATGACCAAGCCATTTAATATAGAAGAACTGGCCTTGCGCATGGAAAACATCTTCAAGCGCTTGCCTAAAACAGAGGCTGGTGATAAATCAGAATTCAAGATTGGGAAATATGAGTTCGATAGTTCAAGGCGTATTCTGAAAAATGGTAAAGAAGAAGTCAAACTCACGACTAAAGAGTCCGAGTTGCTCAAGTTGTTGACAATCTTTGCCAACCAGACTTTAGAGCGCGAAGTGGCGCTGAATGAAGTGTGGGGCAACAATTCCTATTTTGCCGGACGGAGTATGGATGTGTATATTGCCAAACTGCGCAAATATCTGAAAGCTGATTCAAATATCGAGATTCAAAATATTCATGGTACAGGCTTCATGTTGATAGTCCGTAATTAA
- a CDS encoding radical SAM protein, whose product MADQQNILLISLNQFDKPYPVYPIGLSYLSTYLKERLSQYTIEMFDIYLDDFERLELAISELQPKYIGISLRNVDDSNSLNNGSFINSYGKIISKIRTLSDATIVIGGAGFSIFPEKLFTMLQPDFGICGEGEKSLYELINCLDAGSDYQHIEGLIYDNHKQIVKNKRGNYCQDLTLSFNDRLTDFYWQNSGMLSVQTQRGCPYQCIYCSYPVIEGKKIRTLNTDKILDSLSYLYYTKGVDYIFFTDSVFNIENEYNLELAEKIIQSGIKIRWGAYFTFKNLEEKLLIKLKQSGLTHLEFGTESLSDRVLKKYGKSFSVSEVLEKSEMCTRLGINFIHFIILAGYGETDETVNETFENSKRIGTTAFFPFVGMRIYPGTKLHDLAIEDGTISKDDDLIEPRYYISKDVETSTLKQRAKATGKNWIFPDKDFSESMKKFRTKNKKGPLWEYSLG is encoded by the coding sequence ATGGCTGATCAACAAAATATTTTATTGATATCGCTAAATCAATTTGACAAGCCCTATCCTGTTTACCCAATAGGATTGTCCTACCTCTCAACTTATCTTAAAGAAAGATTATCCCAATACACCATTGAGATGTTTGATATTTATTTGGATGATTTTGAAAGACTGGAATTAGCAATTAGTGAACTTCAGCCAAAATACATTGGAATCTCATTGAGAAATGTGGATGATTCAAACTCTCTAAACAATGGAAGTTTTATTAATAGTTATGGTAAAATAATTTCAAAGATTCGGACATTGAGCGACGCCACGATAGTCATAGGAGGCGCCGGCTTTTCCATTTTTCCCGAAAAACTGTTCACCATGCTTCAACCCGATTTCGGCATTTGTGGCGAAGGGGAAAAAAGTCTTTATGAGCTGATTAATTGCTTAGATGCAGGATCAGATTATCAACACATTGAGGGCTTGATTTACGACAACCATAAACAGATAGTAAAGAATAAAAGAGGGAACTATTGTCAGGATTTAACCTTGAGCTTTAATGATAGACTAACTGACTTTTACTGGCAAAACAGTGGTATGTTGAGTGTGCAAACGCAAAGAGGCTGTCCCTATCAGTGTATTTATTGTTCCTATCCGGTTATTGAAGGAAAGAAAATAAGAACACTCAACACCGATAAGATTTTAGACTCGCTCAGCTATTTGTATTACACCAAGGGAGTTGACTATATTTTCTTTACTGATTCAGTATTCAATATCGAGAACGAATACAACCTAGAGTTGGCTGAAAAGATTATTCAAAGTGGAATAAAAATCAGGTGGGGTGCTTATTTTACTTTCAAAAATTTAGAAGAAAAGTTACTTATAAAACTGAAACAATCGGGCTTAACTCATTTAGAATTTGGGACAGAATCTTTATCAGACAGAGTATTAAAGAAATATGGCAAAAGCTTCTCGGTAAGCGAAGTGCTTGAGAAGAGCGAAATGTGTACTCGACTTGGAATTAACTTTATTCATTTTATCATCCTTGCCGGATACGGAGAAACCGATGAAACTGTAAACGAAACTTTTGAGAATTCAAAGCGAATAGGTACTACCGCCTTCTTCCCTTTTGTGGGTATGCGCATTTACCCGGGAACTAAACTTCATGATCTGGCAATTGAGGATGGAACCATAAGTAAAGACGATGACTTAATAGAACCGCGTTACTATATTTCAAAGGATGTAGAAACGTCCACATTAAAACAAAGAGCAAAAGCAACCGGTAAAAATTGGATTTTCCCAGATAAAGATTTTTCAGAGAGCATGAAGAAATTCAGGACCAAGAACAAAAAAGGACCGCTGTGGGAATATTCGTTAGGGTGA
- a CDS encoding cation:proton antiporter, whose translation MEKNLELFIHASIAIILILIVCHAVGSLMKYIKQPAVVGEMIAGVLLGPTLFGNITPGLFAAVFHPTYSVGIKMADINGMPAPRDIDIISVIFMFSNIGLSFYMFLVGSEIDYKYFDKKSLKQGGWLSITATVTPFVLGAAAGWYYYNSDLCNLAVVNRFGFMIFMGTAISITAFPMLARILQENNLINTKLGIISLVSASIQDVASWIMLAFVLATLKGEGLTGGFITFGGAFVFIAACFLVLKPLLKYLERSVVRANRMTGNHFAIVLVIVLVCAVITDKLGLYCVFGGFFSGLVMPRNALFQRELQGKLRDIVMIFFLPMFFTFSGLNTDLTHIVNLEVAMPFVVIMLLAFVGKYVPGLLTMRAQGFSWRESSGIGSLIYARGLMDLIVANIGLAYNIITPNTFAIIVLVAVVSTLAATPLFWLTMAKVLKQPD comes from the coding sequence ATGGAGAAAAATCTTGAACTCTTTATACACGCATCAATAGCTATCATTCTTATATTGATAGTGTGTCATGCTGTAGGTTCTTTAATGAAATACATAAAGCAGCCAGCCGTAGTGGGCGAGATGATTGCTGGTGTTTTACTTGGACCTACTCTGTTTGGGAATATAACCCCCGGGCTTTTTGCTGCTGTTTTTCATCCGACATATTCCGTGGGAATAAAAATGGCAGATATCAACGGCATGCCAGCTCCTCGCGATATAGATATTATATCAGTCATCTTTATGTTCAGCAATATTGGGCTGAGCTTTTATATGTTCTTAGTAGGCTCCGAAATTGATTACAAGTATTTCGATAAGAAGTCGCTGAAGCAAGGCGGGTGGCTATCTATTACTGCTACGGTTACTCCTTTTGTGCTGGGTGCTGCTGCCGGATGGTATTATTATAACAGCGACCTGTGCAATTTAGCAGTGGTGAACCGATTTGGATTTATGATTTTCATGGGCACCGCTATTTCAATTACGGCCTTTCCTATGCTTGCACGTATTTTGCAGGAGAACAATCTCATTAACACCAAATTGGGAATTATATCCTTGGTTTCTGCCAGCATACAGGATGTTGCCAGTTGGATAATGTTGGCGTTTGTATTGGCTACTTTGAAAGGAGAAGGCTTAACCGGCGGGTTTATCACTTTCGGAGGTGCCTTTGTTTTTATTGCCGCTTGCTTCCTAGTACTAAAGCCTTTGCTGAAATATTTGGAAAGATCAGTCGTGCGCGCCAACCGGATGACTGGAAATCACTTTGCTATTGTTCTAGTGATAGTGTTGGTGTGTGCTGTAATTACCGATAAACTTGGTTTGTATTGTGTATTCGGTGGTTTTTTCAGTGGACTGGTTATGCCCCGTAACGCTCTATTTCAAAGAGAACTGCAGGGGAAACTTCGCGATATAGTGATGATATTTTTTCTGCCCATGTTCTTTACTTTCTCTGGTCTAAATACCGACCTTACTCACATTGTCAATTTAGAGGTGGCAATGCCATTTGTTGTAATCATGCTGCTTGCCTTTGTGGGTAAATATGTACCGGGGTTGCTCACCATGCGAGCGCAGGGTTTTTCGTGGCGCGAATCATCGGGTATTGGCTCCCTGATTTATGCTCGCGGTTTAATGGACCTTATTGTAGCCAACATTGGGTTGGCCTATAACATTATTACACCCAATACATTTGCCATTATAGTACTGGTGGCGGTGGTTAGCACCCTTGCCGCCACGCCGCTCTTTTGGTTAACGATGGCAAAGGTGCTGAAACAACCTGATTAG
- a CDS encoding molybdopterin-dependent oxidoreductase produces the protein MKNLTILIALLTVVITFNSCNDSNTGESNSGDKTSTSKPKGSSDACMSVSPGDSIKYISKNVEVKGEVITPLNLTVDSLKQMKVVNIDSFTVVCQSGATMKQDKSCKGVLLKDILEKAVIKQSGHKDRNFYIVARATDNYKATFSWAEIFNNPTGQNTYIIFEENGQPIGTQGDMILICKNDIKTGPRHVYWLKSIEVNRVD, from the coding sequence ATGAAAAATCTAACTATCCTGATTGCTTTATTAACTGTAGTAATTACTTTCAATAGTTGCAACGATTCTAACACCGGGGAATCAAACAGCGGTGATAAAACAAGTACTTCCAAACCCAAAGGAAGTTCCGATGCCTGTATGTCTGTGTCTCCAGGGGACAGTATTAAATACATCAGTAAAAACGTAGAAGTCAAGGGCGAGGTGATAACACCGCTGAACCTGACGGTTGATTCGCTGAAACAAATGAAGGTGGTCAACATTGACAGCTTTACCGTAGTTTGCCAAAGTGGAGCAACTATGAAACAAGATAAAAGTTGCAAAGGAGTTCTGCTAAAAGATATTTTAGAGAAGGCTGTTATCAAACAGAGTGGGCATAAAGACCGCAACTTTTACATTGTAGCAAGAGCTACCGATAATTACAAAGCTACTTTTTCATGGGCAGAGATATTCAACAACCCCACAGGCCAAAACACTTACATCATTTTTGAAGAAAACGGCCAACCCATTGGTACCCAAGGCGACATGATTTTGATTTGTAAGAACGATATCAAAACCGGACCGCGCCATGTATATTGGTTAAAGAGCATTGAGGTAAACCGCGTTGATTAG
- a CDS encoding TonB-dependent receptor, protein MNIKTLLAAMLIPIIGFSQQDFATTVKTDSLKKSKVFQLGEVLVTTEKDGAVQNRISSATMESLNKTDVAQALNMLGGISTTVSGARNESMVSVRGFDLRQVPVFMDGIPVYVPYDGYVDLARFTTFDLAAIDVAKGFSSVLYGANSLGGAINLISRKPVDKFEIDGSLGMININGYRGALNAGSNFGKFFIQGGYSYLHRDSYIMSSNFVPTARENGKTRDNSYRTDQKVNVKIGYTPNQNHEYVIGYINQMGKKGVPVYCGTDSLNSLLAKPRYWQWPAWNKETVYFLSRTNFGDGKHAIKTKFYYDAFKNRLNSFDDSTYTTQSKPYAFSSFYNDYTLGGNIEYGTTILPKNELKIAVNYKQDIHRENNLNEKVRHYSDGTFIVGIEDIYHPIKQLAIMPGFSFSMRKNMKAENYNSSEDSVYNFQTAAVSYAYNGQLGIFYSPKDNHKLGLTYAHKTRFATIKDRYSYRMGTALPNPTLKPESSENVELSYTGRFFNKVTFQPAFFFSYLTDVMINVSNVQPGKAQMQNAGKAYFTGVEAQLNYDVYKKILQIGANYTYLYRHNISNPKLYFTDIPAHKVFAFIQYEPVEQVKIITSVEYNSARYSTSYGTQSRGFALVNLAVSSKIWKYIGLDAGVNNMLDKNYSLTEGYPEEGRNFYVTLRVFAHK, encoded by the coding sequence ATGAACATAAAAACACTACTCGCAGCAATGCTAATACCCATCATCGGATTTTCGCAACAAGATTTCGCCACAACCGTAAAGACCGACTCGCTTAAGAAGTCTAAAGTATTTCAATTAGGAGAGGTATTGGTAACTACAGAAAAAGACGGAGCAGTGCAAAACAGAATCAGCAGTGCAACTATGGAGTCGCTAAACAAGACAGATGTAGCTCAGGCATTAAACATGCTGGGGGGCATTAGCACCACCGTATCAGGGGCAAGGAACGAATCAATGGTAAGCGTGCGCGGCTTCGATTTACGTCAGGTGCCTGTTTTTATGGATGGCATACCGGTTTACGTCCCCTATGATGGCTACGTGGATCTGGCTCGTTTTACCACTTTCGATCTCGCGGCTATTGATGTAGCCAAGGGATTTTCATCGGTGCTATATGGCGCTAACTCTTTAGGCGGAGCCATCAATCTTATTTCACGCAAGCCTGTGGATAAATTTGAGATAGACGGGTCCTTAGGTATGATCAATATAAATGGCTATCGAGGAGCCTTGAATGCGGGTTCAAATTTTGGTAAATTTTTTATTCAAGGCGGCTACTCTTATTTACACCGTGACTCTTATATTATGTCGTCAAATTTTGTGCCTACTGCGCGCGAAAACGGGAAAACCAGAGATAATTCCTACCGTACTGACCAAAAAGTAAATGTCAAAATAGGCTACACCCCCAATCAAAACCACGAGTATGTAATTGGATATATAAACCAGATGGGAAAAAAAGGTGTTCCGGTATATTGTGGTACCGATTCGCTCAATTCGTTGTTAGCCAAACCGCGCTACTGGCAGTGGCCTGCTTGGAATAAGGAAACTGTTTACTTTCTTTCAAGAACGAATTTCGGTGATGGCAAACATGCCATAAAAACAAAGTTTTATTACGATGCATTTAAAAATAGGCTGAACAGTTTTGATGATTCTACCTACACAACTCAATCTAAACCTTATGCGTTTAGCAGTTTTTACAACGATTATACACTGGGAGGCAACATTGAATACGGCACTACCATCCTTCCCAAAAATGAGTTGAAAATTGCTGTAAATTATAAACAGGACATACATCGCGAAAACAACCTGAACGAAAAGGTGCGGCACTATAGCGACGGAACCTTCATTGTCGGCATTGAAGATATTTACCACCCGATAAAACAATTGGCAATTATGCCCGGCTTTAGTTTTAGCATGCGTAAGAACATGAAAGCCGAAAATTACAATTCAAGCGAAGATTCAGTATATAATTTTCAAACAGCCGCAGTAAGCTATGCTTATAACGGGCAGTTGGGCATCTTCTACTCCCCTAAGGATAACCATAAATTAGGATTGACCTACGCACACAAAACACGATTTGCCACTATCAAGGATCGCTACTCATATCGCATGGGCACTGCACTTCCTAATCCAACCCTCAAACCCGAATCATCCGAAAATGTAGAACTTTCGTACACCGGAAGATTTTTCAATAAAGTTACTTTCCAACCAGCCTTCTTTTTCAGTTACCTCACCGATGTGATGATAAACGTTAGCAACGTGCAGCCTGGCAAAGCGCAAATGCAAAATGCAGGCAAAGCATATTTCACCGGTGTAGAAGCACAATTGAATTACGACGTGTACAAAAAGATTTTGCAGATAGGGGCAAACTATACATACCTCTACCGGCATAATATTTCCAATCCAAAACTATATTTCACTGATATACCAGCCCACAAGGTCTTTGCCTTTATACAGTATGAGCCTGTTGAACAAGTCAAAATTATAACAAGTGTAGAATATAACAGCGCACGATACAGTACTAGCTATGGTACACAAAGCCGTGGTTTTGCTCTTGTCAACTTAGCTGTTTCATCAAAAATATGGAAATACATAGGCTTAGATGCTGGTGTGAATAATATGCTCGACAAGAACTATTCCCTCACTGAAGGTTACCCGGAAGAAGGGAGGAATTTCTATGTAACGCTAAGGGTATTTGCTCACAAATAA